TTGAAACCGCTTCAGGCGGTCATCAGATGCGGAGAGGAATGGCTCGCCGTGTTCTGCGTCGGCGTGTTCCTGTCCTTTGCCGGCCATCTCATCCTGATCACCGGGCCCAATCTGGTGGCGATGCAGATCGCAGTGAGCCTCGCCGGCTTCGCCGCGATGACCGCCGTCGCCTATTACATCGCCTGGTCGAAATGGCAGGACCTGCCCGCCGCCCTGCGGCAACAGGCCTAGCAGGGCGCACCTTCCGATTCCCCTAGGCCCGCTGCCGCGGCTGCGCTATGCGAAGCGGAGCGGGTTGCGCGAGGAGACCAGGCGTGGCGATGGCGAAAGGCAGGGGTGATGAGGTCCACAGCGCGCCCCGGCGCGGCCGGCCGCGGTCGATCGAGACCACCAACGCCATCCTGGAAAGCGCCTATGCGCTGATGGCTGCCACCGGCCTTGCCTCCACCACCATCGACGCCGTCGCGCGCCACTCCGACGTCTCCAAGATGACGATCTACAAATGGTGGCCATCCCGCGAGGCGCTCTTGATCGACGCCTTTCTCCACCACGCCGCGCAGATGCTGCCGCTGCCCCCGGAGAGCTCCGGCACGCCCGCGGCGCGCGCACGCCGCCATGCCGCGGCCTATGCCGAGGCGCTCCAGGGCGAGTTCGGCAAGGTGCAGCTCGCAGTGATCTCCGAATGCATTTCGAAGACCGGCTCCGCCGAGCTGTTCTACGCCCGCTATCTGCAGTTCCGCCGCGACGCGCTGGTGGAGATGATTGCCGCGGGCCAGAACGACGGCAGCATCCTGGCCGAGGGGCTCCCCGAGGATCTCTACGACGCGATCTACGGCGGCCTGTTCTATCGCTACGTCTTCGGCATCGCGCCGATCACGCCGGCCTATGCGCGCAATCTGGTCGACCTGGTGTTGCGGCCGCGGGGCTGAGGTCCCGCCTACCGCACCGGCTTCGAAAACTTCTCGGTACGATCGCGCTCGGTCATGTCGACCACCGTCTCCATCGGCGCAGTCAGCTCGTAGACATAGGAAACGTCGGTGAAGTAGCGCTTGGCGGTGCCGCCGAGCGCCTCGGGCGCGACGCGGTCGAGCAGGATCAGGCCGAAATCGGAATCGGGACGGCGCGTCGCCTCGCTGGTATTGAACTCCTCCCAGCGGAAATGGAAGACCTCGTCACCCTCCTCGCCCGTTACCGACCAGTTGGCGGTGATGTGCGGATGCTTGCCGACCAGCGACAGGCCTTCGTCGGAATGCGAGG
This genomic stretch from Bradyrhizobium sp. CCGB12 harbors:
- a CDS encoding TetR/AcrR family transcriptional regulator, with protein sequence MAKGRGDEVHSAPRRGRPRSIETTNAILESAYALMAATGLASTTIDAVARHSDVSKMTIYKWWPSREALLIDAFLHHAAQMLPLPPESSGTPAARARRHAAAYAEALQGEFGKVQLAVISECISKTGSAELFYARYLQFRRDALVEMIAAGQNDGSILAEGLPEDLYDAIYGGLFYRYVFGIAPITPAYARNLVDLVLRPRG